From the genome of Diorhabda carinulata isolate Delta chromosome 2, icDioCari1.1, whole genome shotgun sequence:
ACTTTTTATTAGTGTAACTTATAAAATTTGAACTACATTTGGTTTTTTGCCCATTTCTAAATAGGTCTAGAACCATAATTTTTACTCTAGTTTCAAATTTTCCTCTTAATTCcgtttgaatttcattttttataaaatattttatctgttACACATCATTctcaacaatttattaataatcttATTTGTTGTctttatttcctatttttttatcactggaaattaatataaaactggtttttttgtttggttgctctaaacgaaattcaaaaactCCTCCTAATTGAGATATGTACCTCTCAGTggtaaaaaactgttttttttattaccattacACGACacacaattatttcaaaactttttctcaTTTTCGCTTTTTTTCATGAAGTCCAcgtttcacaataaaaaaatttcacaattatacAGCTTTTCATAGTTTGCTTGTTTatttccggctcgaaggaccaacaAGTGTCAACACTTTCTctcattttcatttctttttgtgAAATCCACGTTccacaataaaaaatgtcacaTTTACACCGCTTTCCATAGTTTGCTTGTTCatttccggctcgaaggaccagcgAGTGTAATTGTGTGAGTGTTGGAAGATCAGCAAGTGTCAAAACTTTCTCTCATTTTTGTGAAGTCCCTCGTTTGACAAAAAGTAATCTCACAAATACACTGCTTTCCATATGTTGTTGCTacatatccggctcgaaggaccaggcAGTATCAAAGTGTACATGTCATCAATCAGTTGTAGTCATTCCAATTTCGGTTTTTCAcaattgttggaaaaaattgTGATCACAAAATTAGtagtttggaaaattttttccatatgtTGCTGGTTTGTatacggctcgaaggaccagacagtGTATTTATGTTTGTTGATGTAGGGTAGTATAAACATTGTAATAATCAtgtaacgttttttttttggtcactTTGTTTAGTATAAATGTACGAATGGGAGATTTACGATGTTTGGTCACTTTTTTTATggtagtttttcttttctttcactTTCTAATTTTCCTTTTTGGAGAATAGTACTACcagattatttgtttttttttctgttataatttCATGAGtcttctctttttcttcttagTACACCAACACTAAATAATTATACCTTCTGGTCCTTCTAGCcggaaataaaattcaaatactGTGATTGACGATGATGGTGTAGTCGTAGTGTAATTAGTATGTTCAGTACTTAGTCCCCAAACCTGTTTTGtcactttttatattataattataacaaaaaggagatttatgatgtttttatccattattctaattatttgaaCTTGTAGTTTtggatttcgattcaaaattttctttttattgttgaaCACTGTAGCAAACGTCGAAATTCGTTGACAAACGACAGTTATTAGAGATAATGACTTATTATCAATTGGATattgactaaatttttttagaattttcgGGAATATGGCACAAACGAAGCCgcaaccgttttttttttaaattgtaatcCCATGGTGAAAATGTTCCATCTAgaccttttttttttaaaggaaaacAAAGCAATAGTTACAAATTGGATATCGAATTTGGTAATCGAACGTTTTTCATTGCGAAATAGATATTTTCCTACCAGCTTTAAATAATTAGTGATTTATACTGAAATTGGTCTGAAATTGAATCTGCATGTAGTCAGAAAAATTTTTCTGAGATTTATACAAcggatgataatttttttgatgatgatCGTTTTAACTTGATTAAAATCGTCTTTTAGTTTGTCTTATAtgatcaatactttttttttaatatgcaTGCGATGACTTTTACATATTGATTGTGGGATCAAATTTATACGgaattaattccaaaaataattgaaataattataataaaaaaattgaattgctCTGTtctctattgaaaaataacctGTTTTCATTCAGATGGAACAAGTGTATAGAGAccgtaataaatattttagtgatTTATTGAACAGTTACCATGGTgggtttttttaaaatgtaatttagaAAACGTGTAATTACTTGTAAAAAGTcttaacgatttttttatttatttttttttgtaattacctTCTCAGACTAGGTCAAAAAAATTGGTCGTTAGTTTTTTTTGCTATAAGTTATAGTGAAATCCTAGTCAATATCTTTGTGATTAatggttttaaattatttttgcaaaCTATTAACtcccttaatttttttcttttttgaaacattaatgttaaataacaaaatatacacAATGTTATTTGTAAACAGTGACATGGTGAAAAGTGTATGGAATTTAAATGATGTGATATATATCtaataacataaaaagaaaaattctggaaaattgattattttgattgttttgtgcaaatagtttttgttaaaattatttcaagtttttttttatttattttaataaggtTGCTTTTAGGgatcttttaataaataatttatttttatatagaaaacatTCGTCCACggaaaatctatttataaatttatacattttttgtcctaaacgaaattgaattttgaataaaaaaaagttatcaataatttgattttagataattgttaaattatttcaaaattggagttttttctaataaataactTCATAAAATCCCCAAAGtttttattctaattgaaaatttgttttaaagtttAGTTGAAAGtacataccctgtatattttatgttaaattaattTAGTACTTGTCGATagatgaataaattatatataatgataatttttatataaaaatttcattttagaaagaaattttattatttgggtTACTTTCAAACtctaatgtaattttttttaaatttatgaattcgcaaaattatgaaaaaattgattgaaaagcATTCAACTCAATCTTTTTAACaagtaaaagttattttatcatttttgtacctttcatttaatttctttttttttaaactatacttttaggaaattttgaaaaaattaaataaaaaaatggattataatgcatttatcaaataaaatttataatttcatcatttatatgtatttacattttatatttatttcttttttaacaaaaatttcataaatacaaaaaattctgaaaaaaaaataaaatgaaaataatgaaattaattggGGGTGCCCACtcgattttattcttatttaaattGACGCATGTATAAAATCATTAAATCGATACTTTTCtcttatattaaatatattttttctaaatcaaatttgtagaaaaaaagaattaacATAGAAATTAACTGAGCGGTTACCCACTAGGATCTTACTCTATTTTCctttaacataaataaattcgtgaaattgatatttttcttgtgttttaaatatttttttctcatattaaatttgtacagaaaaaaaaataaaaatcggaaTTAATTGGGGGGTACTTGCTTTTAATCTAATATAAcacaatatttaaatgaataagttcaataaaattattaaccaaaaaattttgaaaattcgaaataaataacaTGAGGCGTTagcacaaaatttcaaattcagtttgataaaaaaatataataaatatttgccTCTgtcacatttaaaaaataacaccgTGTATATATCTAGTCCAAAAAGCAACCGAGtgtcattttattaattttatttatttttcaataaaatcatgatgaatagaaaaagaaatttcaaaatattgataaattttatttgaattaaatactttcttttaattatttttaattaaataatggCTACTGATCCGTTATTTAGTAGATCTCTTATATATTAActttatttgaatcaaaatgaattttttttggccTAGTATTTTCTACTGCAAATGTTATATACCATGTATCCACTTAAATTCATACCATATGGGAAAACTTTCTTATTGttaatatcacaaaaaaaagttgttcttcataaaaagttctgcattgtttaaaaactaaaatacaaccaacagattttaaaatttttcaatcgtaTACGAGGTATACAAAAAGATATAATTGGATAATTATAATTCAGCATTTTATTCATGTTAAACTAtggaataatgaattttgttatttgtaccAATgctgcaacaattttttttataataaatcagttgattttcgttattataaaaaattaaagtacttTGCTCTTGAAtggtattcatattttttatcatacctCGTATAAgatcgaaaaattttaaaatctgttggttgtatttttatttttaaagtaagcagaacttttttataaaaaaaaattcataatgttaaCAATAAGAAAGTTGCGAACTTGAGTGGTCCACAGTGTATATAGAATTTCATTTTCAGCCGTTTAATAATTGTTCAGAATCTCCCGAGATTTAATTTTACCCtttctattaattttaaatccAAACATCCGtacttataatttataaaattgttaccgaattaaaacaaaaacaccCTGTAGctaatcaaacttttttttatctgtgaaataaattatatttgaccgaaaggaataaaaaatatgttttgtttgAAATGGTGATTTAGTTTGTATACCAAAAgattcttttcaaatattaaatcaatTCTTATACGGTATGTCCCATTAATTTGGAACCTTATGggaaacttttataattttcaattttaggaaaaaaattgaaccttacggaaaacttttttattattagtttttcgaaaaaaatgttctaaacgttctaaaatctaaaataaatttatatggtattaaatttttaaagtcgtatacgaggtttgtcgaAAAATATGAATTCGACTAAAGATTAAAGTATAGTTGTTTGCTTAACGACTGTCAAAAGACTTGAATGCAAATAAAAGTTGAACAGCCTAAAAATCGGAATAAATTGACATATAATTCATACATTCAGTTCAAAAGtcaatcaattcaattattagTACTAATTTTCGACATCTGGGATtccgataaatggattctgcgacctcgaaaacgctaaaaTAACGTGTTCTTATTAGAGGAATTGTTAAAAGAATTTACTTGTTGGAATGTGTACTAAACCAGAAagatttaatcaaaatttagatataaaaaactaaattttccgatgtgaataatataaatttaaacgaacaatataaaagtactttaaacttgaataaaaattttttgacaaacctcgtatacgtcttaaaaaatttatatctgattatttttttacattttagaactttctatcaagaataactttttttgaggACAGAAACTTCACTactagttaaataaaaattccgagaatgtattataaataaataaataaaatcgaatcCGGAAATGGAACCAGAGAGGCGATAATATATTGGAAAGATCTCATCATTTCCGCTACAGTTCATAACCCAAGAAAGCTAGCACGTAAtagaaaacttttctttttttattgatttgaagAAAGCATTCGACTGCTGGTTaccagaaataaatattaaatatggaACGAGTCTTTTGAAACATATACATGGCGGATTATGTTTTACGTTCTTATCGGATTGGTAACTCGTTTCTGACAGTATTATGGCGTCACACAAAATAAACCGGTGAAGAATCTATCCATAGATTTTTACTAATTCTTCTgctttatttgataaaaataaactcatttAATTCCAAACGGatctttttattgaatttaaggTAACTAAATACGTGTTAGTTCAActtttttatacagggtgattcgtTAAAAATGCCCAATCTTTGAACCGATAACAGagatttttgtttcaataaaaaatattttatctacttAAATACATCAAAGtgcaattattaataattataaattggacCCAAATTGACTTGacttcatttaaataaaaatctaagaGTATAATGAAACACCTAAAGGTTCCGAATTATctctaatataaaataaagactcggaattgtttataaatacaaaaaaaaataacaagaagtATAAGAAAAACCACCGAAATGAAGAAAGCGAaacgaaaatgtgaaataaaatcGCAATGGAGTtaaaaacataacctctaaatgtgaaatttctttctggtttaattaattaacattaatACCCCTTCTGGAAATTTAGAATCGTAATAACAACACGGCAATTTGGCGTTTTCCATTTATCGAAATCCTGGATGTTGGAAATTGATACTTACGGTCTTATCGATAATTATATTGGTTAACCAGACTTTCGGCTTTTTGAACTGGATCACACATATGGTAGCTCCTCTTGGATTATAAAAACCTATCgcatttcataaaaaaatatatttttcacgaaTTACCGTATAAATAAAATgcactaacctaacctaaccagacAATGGATATATTCTGTCAAACACCATCCCAATTCGAATATTAAAGTTGAattcataaaaacaattatttttgaccTTTTTCTTAGTGTAAGTCTTTCTTTTCTTCAGCCAAGtatcaattttctaaaaataaacccttcaaaataaaatatttcctttaaTGTATGAATCTACCTCAAAAAACCAACCCAATCAGTGGCAAAACCGGAAATACGAATAAGATAAAAGGATTTTACTAactcgaaaacgctaaactaacgtgTTTAAGTGTCTTCAAAGTACACATGATCAGACCAGAAGAAATTATTAGACAACGAAGGTATCAAAGactttttaaccaaatttaCAACACAGGAAACTTCCCAACCAAATGACCACTgctaaaaaaaacaaacacaacaaGATGCAAAGACCATAGATTAATCAGTCATACTCTTTGTGCGAAAGAGGCGCTAATTATAACCCAATTACTTGTTCTGAACTGCTACGACAAGAGGAAATATGCAATTACATGTTTTATAGATTAAGAACAAGCTTTTGACAGAGTCCAACACAATACTGAGACGACTTGACATGGACCAAAAAGATATACGTTATATTGGAATCACCTGCAATTAGAGTTGAAAGCGAAATTTCAAAAGACCAGAAAATATTTAGAGGTGTTAAGCAAGGATGTGTTCTCTCACCACTCCTGTTTAACCTTCGGAAAACTTCTTTCAATAAGCTCTCGAGGGTCAACAATTAGGTATCAAAGTAAACAGCACATGGATCAATAATATACGACCTCCAAAGGCTTCTGGACTTAGTTGGAATACACAATCGGCTTAAGGGAATgaatatcaacataaaaaagacaaaattcctAGTAAGTACCCAAATATGAGTTCCAGAACAAAGCTTAACTATCTGGGAGATAAGTGCCAGAAATTCAACTCTGACTTTGACCTTAACCTCAAAATGAGATTGCAATGTAAACactaatttacattttaaatgCACTATCATTCAactacaaatttattttcactgCTCGCGATTCGAGTAATATTTCCTCACATCAGTTAGAAAACTAAACGGAATTACTTAAATTCTTTCGTATATATACGGTGTTCTCGAagattaaatttttgattatttccaCGCAATTGAACATTCCACAATGTTCTATGGGACAGGGACGACTTCGATTCGTAGCAGTTTGGTGTAAGTAATTTTAACATTCCTTGCAAAACCGTggtcaaaaaatgtatttcaccgatttaaaaattaatttatttagagaCTTGAAGCAATtttgcattataaaaaaaattgttaatttattatttcatttatttaaggTTTTTTATGATTGTTATGTCTTtttaaatatcaacattttctatataaatatattgttctGTAAATGTTCATGATTTTACTGTATATAGTATAAACATTTagaattataatcaataaatattgatatatttataacgCAATCAGTCTGACTGAAAAGTTAACTTAAAATTGAGATTAATAAAACGaaagattttataaaatgtgatttttatttacatatacaAGTCCCCTGACATTTCAATTACCCCACCGATATTAATATCTAGATAATTCacagaaaaaactgaaaatataaatactacaCGCAGAAAACTGTTTACTTGTGGACAAAAAATTCTATTCAGCGGTAGGATTACAACAACAaactttctataaaaaaaacgaagaaattttgaaaagtatattaCCAAGTTGAAACAGTTTATTACATACAGGTTGTcccaaaagttttttttatttcaatcaattataaatTAGCTACTAAAAAAGATAAGTCAGGGCCGGCCTATTGTTTCAACAAGCCCAAGATCTGCCTACAATAACTAGGACCTGTCTTGGTATACGTAAAacacatttaattttacaaaaaaaaggaaaatcatttatggaaaatgaaatttggaTAATATGGTACCATTGCTTAGTTTCTCGGGGTCGTACTGTATATCATTTCTTAAagataatttcatataaaaaaatccatgGGGGTTCAATAAGAACTTCTAGGTGGCTACACTTTCTGTACGAATTTACCTAAGATAACGTTTGTCAGAAACGGTAGCTCGCAGGAAAAAAGTATGGATACCCTTTTTGTAGTTAATTTTATGATCtgcaatttttgtttaaagtatttttatgatagtttaCAGTTTTGCTCCAAATCGCGACTTTTTTTTCACCTTTGAtcttttttccatacacgggaATGATgggaaactttcaaattttatttttaaaaatattttaaacaattttactgatttccAGCTTGTTGGGTATTTATATAACTTTGATTATCGAAATTGACCCAACTATTATTGGTACTAATCCTTCCctcatatatatttcaaataaagcAGAAAAATAAGAATCTATTCAATGAATtaagaaaagcaaaaaattcaacaaaatattcaaactctcttattttttttatcaaccgGAGTttacaacaataattttgataaacaagATTTGAAGCAAACATATCCTTCAGGAATGGATATATGAATAATGAGAAAATCCATCTTGATATGTTTTAAGAAAGAATCTATTCATACAAAAAAgcaaacattcaataaaatatattaaatacaaaaaaaatttatggaaatccATCATCATCTTCCTCGGCCATTTCTTTGGCCAGCTCCAAATCTTGCTGTTCTCTTTCCCTTCTTTCTTCAGCAGACTCCAGTTCTTTACCATAAGCTTTAGGAGGATATCTCATTGCTTTGACACTTTGATTGTGTAAATCTAAGCAAAATGATATTCTTTGATGAAAAGCTAATTGTGGTTcttttgtacaataaatatctGTACTTTCTTTGCTTCTCATAAAACCACCTTGTGGATCTAATGTAGCTTCAATTACACCATCACGAATTGCTTTAGCTACAATAAATTCAGCATCTTCCGCAGAATCTAATCCAAGTTTTTTAGCAATATCTTGTGGAGAAATTCTGGAATATGAAAGCCCAATAGATCTTATTGCAGTTTTAATCACATTATGACGTAAGCGTAGAATTAAAGTGAATGTATGATCTTGTCTGAATTTATCTCCAAAATTCTCTAGAACTTCCCCAAAACGTTGAAGATTCCCCATCCTAACTGCTTGGGTTAACTGAAAGTAAGGTGCAAGTGAGTACCTCATTGTAGCTTGTCTAAATATCTGCCTTTCTGGTATATCTCCTAAAAGTAGTTCTACAACAACAGTCAGTTTTTGTACTGTTTGTCTGAAACCTATAGCAGCATTCTGAGGGGCTTTTCTCATTGCCTGCACGAGATGTTTATGGGCTACACTGTATTCTAATCTAGCAGCCTTAATACGACCAAGGTAATATAAGAATCTTGCCCACTCATTATTACTAGCTGTTTCAGGAAAAACACACTTGCTTACAAGTTTATCAGCTTGATCATACAAAGAGTAGTGTAG
Proteins encoded in this window:
- the LOC130902921 gene encoding probable 26S proteasome non-ATPase regulatory subunit 3, which codes for MVVVEDVEMKNADSPSGLEAGDNKKDTDLQSILEIREHGRQIEKSVTSKENRFILRVLRCLPNTRRKLNGLVLRSLINQIYPVAEREVLIGFTEEPSGELDATQSRARSAVKSPVPEVDAYINLLILVRLIDTNKLAEAERCSQALMNKITSQNRRTIDHIAAKCYFYHSRVAELTNKLDSIRGFLHSRLRTATLRNDFEGQAVLINCLLRNYLHYSLYDQADKLVSKCVFPETASNNEWARFLYYLGRIKAARLEYSVAHKHLVQAMRKAPQNAAIGFRQTVQKLTVVVELLLGDIPERQIFRQATMRYSLAPYFQLTQAVRMGNLQRFGEVLENFGDKFRQDHTFTLILRLRHNVIKTAIRSIGLSYSRISPQDIAKKLGLDSAEDAEFIVAKAIRDGVIEATLDPQGGFMRSKESTDIYCTKEPQLAFHQRISFCLDLHNQSVKAMRYPPKAYGKELESAEERREREQQDLELAKEMAEEDDDGFP